Proteins from a genomic interval of Phragmitibacter flavus:
- a CDS encoding MalY/PatB family protein, translating to MPTNFDTVIDRRNTGTLKWGRYENRDILPLWVADMDFAAPDVVLDAIRARLDHGVLGYSAPHPGINESILAYLKRDHQIDAESESIHWLPGLVPAKSMACRAVGQPGEGVIIQTPVYPPFFQVHKDAEMRLIRVPLGRNDATNGSWAIDFDALEASVTPDTRVFLFCNPHNPVGRAWSEQDVRRIADFCLRHHLLLVSDEIHCDLILDPTIRHFSAARLEGPIRKNLIVLMAASKTYNLPGLSLAFALIPDASLRIKFKAAGGKLIPELNPLSYHATQAAFDHAEPWRQDLLSYLRANRDYLQSYLAEHIPQIKMALPLEATYLAWLDPRELAIERPQPFFEAAGVGLSEGADFGAPGFLRLNFGCPRSTLEEALNRMKNALAARK from the coding sequence ATGCCCACCAACTTCGACACCGTCATCGACCGCCGCAACACCGGCACCCTCAAATGGGGTCGTTATGAAAATCGCGACATCCTCCCCCTCTGGGTCGCCGACATGGACTTCGCCGCCCCGGATGTCGTGCTCGACGCCATCCGCGCCCGACTCGATCACGGCGTCCTCGGCTACTCCGCCCCCCATCCCGGAATCAACGAATCGATTCTCGCCTACCTCAAACGCGACCACCAAATCGACGCCGAATCTGAATCCATCCACTGGCTTCCCGGACTCGTCCCCGCCAAATCCATGGCCTGCCGCGCCGTTGGTCAACCCGGCGAAGGCGTCATCATCCAAACCCCCGTCTATCCACCTTTCTTCCAAGTCCACAAAGACGCCGAAATGCGCCTGATCCGCGTTCCCCTCGGACGCAACGACGCCACCAACGGCTCCTGGGCCATCGACTTCGACGCCCTCGAAGCCTCCGTCACCCCCGACACCCGCGTCTTCCTCTTCTGCAATCCGCACAACCCCGTCGGCCGCGCCTGGAGCGAACAAGACGTGCGCCGCATCGCCGACTTCTGCCTGCGTCACCATCTCCTTCTCGTGTCCGATGAAATCCATTGCGACCTGATCCTTGATCCCACCATCCGCCACTTCTCCGCCGCCCGACTCGAAGGCCCGATCCGCAAAAACCTCATTGTGCTCATGGCCGCCAGCAAAACCTACAACCTTCCCGGACTCTCCCTTGCCTTCGCCCTCATCCCCGACGCCTCACTCCGCATCAAGTTCAAAGCCGCCGGAGGCAAGCTCATCCCCGAACTCAACCCCCTCAGTTATCACGCCACCCAGGCCGCATTCGATCACGCCGAACCCTGGCGTCAAGACTTACTAAGTTACCTCCGCGCCAACCGCGACTACTTACAAAGCTATCTCGCCGAACATATTCCCCAAATCAAAATGGCCCTCCCCCTTGAGGCGACTTATCTCGCCTGGCTCGATCCGAGAGAGTTGGCCATCGAACGCCCCCAACCCTTCTTCGAAGCCGCCGGTGTCGGACTAAGTGAAGGTGCCGACTTCGGTGCCCCCGGCTTCCTCCGTCTCAACTTCGGCTGCCCCCGCTCCACCCTCGAAGAAGCCCTCAACCGAATGAAAAACGCCCTCGCCGCCCGCAAGTAA
- a CDS encoding AAA family ATPase: protein MISLTEAELTHAAESVGKLRTALQSVLFGQEVLIEHVLIGLLAKGHILLEGLPGLGKTELVKGLAKALGLEAKRLQFTPDLLPGDITGNPMLQETAEGRRFVFQPGPIFANLVLADEINRASPKTQSALLEAMQERRVTVMGEGHRLPNPFFVLATQNPIELEGTYPLPEAQLDRFLFKLEVKVNDAATLEKIVLHREIGVEPEVAEVMDAGALNLLLDQVRRIFMPQPVANFIARLVQATHPGEPHAAGVKYGASPRAALAMAAAAKARALMGQRLNASFEDVRAVAHAVLRHRLLLDYGAKLEGLTTDLLVTRLLEAVPAQDKPLPTSLAAAKLG from the coding sequence ATGATTTCACTTACAGAGGCAGAACTTACTCATGCGGCAGAAAGTGTGGGCAAGTTGCGGACCGCGTTGCAGTCGGTGTTGTTTGGTCAGGAGGTTTTGATTGAGCATGTGCTGATTGGGTTGCTGGCCAAGGGACATATTCTGTTGGAGGGGCTGCCGGGGTTGGGGAAGACGGAGTTGGTGAAGGGGCTTGCGAAAGCGCTGGGATTGGAGGCGAAGCGCTTGCAGTTTACGCCGGATCTTTTGCCGGGGGATATTACGGGGAATCCGATGCTGCAGGAGACGGCGGAGGGACGGAGGTTTGTGTTTCAACCGGGGCCGATTTTTGCGAATCTGGTGTTGGCAGATGAGATCAACCGGGCGTCGCCAAAGACGCAGTCGGCGTTGTTGGAGGCGATGCAGGAGCGGAGGGTGACGGTGATGGGAGAGGGGCATAGGTTGCCAAATCCGTTTTTTGTTTTGGCGACGCAGAATCCGATTGAGTTGGAGGGGACTTATCCGCTGCCGGAGGCGCAGTTGGACCGGTTTTTGTTTAAGCTGGAGGTGAAGGTGAATGATGCGGCGACGTTGGAGAAGATTGTATTGCATCGCGAGATCGGAGTGGAGCCGGAGGTGGCGGAGGTGATGGATGCGGGGGCGTTGAATTTGTTGCTGGATCAGGTCAGGCGGATTTTTATGCCGCAACCGGTGGCGAATTTCATTGCACGGTTGGTGCAGGCGACTCATCCGGGGGAGCCGCATGCGGCGGGGGTGAAGTATGGGGCGAGTCCGCGGGCGGCGCTGGCGATGGCGGCGGCGGCGAAGGCGCGCGCTTTGATGGGACAGCGGTTGAATGCGAGTTTTGAGGATGTGCGGGCGGTGGCGCATGCGGTGTTGCGGCACCGCTTGTTATTGGATTATGGCGCGAAGCTAGAAGGGTTGACCACGGATCTTTTGGTGACGCGATTGCTGGAGGCGGTGCCGGCGCAGGACAAGCCATTGCCGACGAGTTTGGCGGCGGCGAAGCTGGGATGA
- a CDS encoding arylsulfatase yields MFLLLTLLTSLSLHAQTPKPPNIIFIITDDQGYGDISAHGNPILKTPHLDRLHRESVRFTDFHVSPTCAPTRAALLTGRHEFKNGVTHTIHERERLTLDATTLPQILKTAGYTTGIFGKWHLGDEAPYRPDQRGFDETFIHGAGGIGQSYPGSCGDAPGNTYFDPLILHNNTFVKTSGYCTDVFFTQALTWIKQASETETPFYCHIATNTPHTPLDARPEDEARYTGKLPPNPAEGKGKGKGPFAQPGATEKFFGMVANIDDNIGILLQKLAEWDLERDTLVIFMNDNGGTGGVRIHNANMRGQKGTPWLGGTRAASFWRWPGTLTPADVPALTAHIDFLPTLIDITHAKPDSKTLAQIEGRSLLPLLKNSQSEWPDRTLITHVGRWEQGTNPDTGKYTNVSIRTPEWQLIQPTKINQPNWQLYQVKSDPSQTIDVAAQHPDIVKALAAQYETWWQQTLPLMVNENVPLAPANPFKLLYEKQFGPASLPE; encoded by the coding sequence ATGTTCCTCCTCCTCACACTTTTAACCTCCCTCTCCCTTCACGCCCAAACCCCCAAGCCCCCCAACATCATCTTCATCATCACCGATGACCAGGGTTACGGCGACATCTCCGCCCACGGCAATCCCATCTTAAAAACGCCCCACCTCGACCGGCTCCACCGCGAATCCGTCCGCTTCACCGACTTCCACGTCTCCCCCACCTGCGCCCCCACCCGGGCCGCCCTCCTCACCGGTCGCCACGAATTCAAAAACGGCGTCACCCACACCATCCACGAACGCGAACGCCTCACGCTCGACGCCACCACCCTCCCCCAAATTCTTAAAACCGCCGGCTACACCACCGGCATTTTTGGCAAATGGCACCTCGGCGACGAAGCCCCTTACCGACCCGACCAACGCGGCTTTGACGAAACTTTCATCCACGGCGCTGGCGGCATCGGTCAATCCTATCCCGGCAGCTGCGGCGACGCCCCCGGCAACACCTACTTCGATCCGCTGATCCTCCACAACAACACCTTCGTCAAAACCAGCGGCTACTGCACCGACGTCTTCTTCACCCAGGCCCTCACTTGGATCAAACAAGCCAGTGAAACCGAGACCCCCTTCTACTGCCACATCGCCACCAACACCCCGCACACCCCGCTCGACGCCAGACCCGAGGACGAAGCCCGCTACACCGGCAAACTCCCTCCCAACCCCGCCGAGGGTAAAGGAAAAGGCAAAGGCCCCTTCGCCCAACCCGGAGCCACCGAAAAATTCTTCGGCATGGTCGCCAACATTGACGACAACATCGGCATCCTCCTGCAAAAACTCGCCGAATGGGACCTCGAACGCGACACCCTTGTCATCTTCATGAACGACAACGGAGGCACTGGTGGCGTCCGCATCCACAACGCCAACATGCGCGGCCAAAAAGGCACGCCCTGGCTCGGCGGCACCCGCGCCGCCTCCTTCTGGCGCTGGCCCGGCACCCTCACCCCCGCCGATGTCCCCGCCCTCACCGCCCACATCGATTTCCTCCCCACCCTCATCGACATCACCCACGCCAAACCCGACTCCAAAACCCTCGCCCAGATCGAAGGCCGCAGCCTGCTCCCCCTCCTCAAAAATTCCCAGTCTGAGTGGCCCGACCGAACCCTCATCACCCACGTCGGACGCTGGGAACAAGGCACCAATCCCGACACCGGCAAATACACCAACGTCTCCATCCGCACCCCCGAATGGCAGCTCATCCAACCCACCAAGATCAATCAACCCAACTGGCAGCTTTACCAGGTCAAATCCGACCCTTCACAAACCATCGATGTCGCCGCGCAACATCCCGACATCGTCAAAGCCCTCGCCGCCCAATACGAAACCTGGTGGCAACAAACCCTCCCCCTCATGGTCAACGAAAACGTCCCCCTCGCCCCCGCCAACCCCTTCAAACTCCTCTACGAAAAACAATTTGGTCCCGCCTCACTCCCCGAGTAA
- a CDS encoding DUF58 domain-containing protein, with product MSELVDKVLLREVHQRMKAVTGVARLPLGTGQWSGVSGSVLGQGTGSSVDFHDQRPYLPGDDPRHINWQAFARTGSYTMKLYRQEVTPRVDVLFDGSASMFLTETKARRSWELLFFCVESGLRLGASVKVWGMGSRGVEEWPMERLLAYEVKVEGVVKEKEDRARALMVSEARLRAGSLRVWISDLLFAEAPAGLVAGLTRERGRGVVLVPTCVEEAHPDWTGNIEFDDCERGWLDRRRVEGEVMDRYLKAYARHFALWREECTRRGTSFARVPSEGEFLSALRVEAMVAGAVLKG from the coding sequence ATGAGCGAACTGGTGGACAAGGTTTTGTTGCGGGAGGTGCATCAGCGCATGAAGGCGGTGACGGGGGTGGCGCGTTTGCCGTTGGGGACAGGTCAGTGGAGCGGGGTGTCGGGAAGTGTGCTGGGACAGGGGACGGGGAGTTCGGTGGACTTTCATGATCAGCGTCCGTATCTGCCGGGGGATGATCCGCGACATATCAACTGGCAGGCGTTTGCGCGGACGGGGAGTTATACGATGAAGTTATACCGGCAGGAGGTGACGCCTCGGGTGGATGTGTTGTTTGATGGGAGTGCGTCGATGTTTTTGACGGAGACGAAGGCGCGACGGAGCTGGGAGTTGCTGTTTTTTTGTGTGGAGAGCGGGTTGCGTCTGGGGGCCTCGGTGAAGGTGTGGGGGATGGGATCGAGAGGAGTGGAAGAGTGGCCGATGGAGCGATTGCTGGCTTATGAGGTGAAGGTGGAGGGGGTGGTGAAGGAGAAAGAGGATCGGGCGCGGGCGTTGATGGTTTCGGAGGCGCGGTTGCGGGCGGGGTCGTTGCGGGTGTGGATCAGTGATCTTTTGTTTGCGGAGGCTCCGGCGGGATTGGTGGCGGGGCTGACGAGGGAACGGGGTCGCGGGGTGGTTTTGGTGCCAACGTGTGTGGAGGAGGCGCATCCGGACTGGACGGGGAACATCGAGTTCGATGATTGTGAGCGGGGATGGTTGGATCGGCGTCGGGTGGAGGGGGAGGTGATGGATCGATATTTGAAGGCTTATGCGCGGCATTTTGCGTTGTGGCGGGAGGAGTGCACGCGAAGGGGGACGAGCTTTGCGCGGGTGCCGTCGGAGGGAGAGTTTTTAAGTGCGTTGCGGGTGGAGGCGATGGTGGCAGGGGCGGTTTTGAAAGGATGA
- a CDS encoding ABC transporter ATP-binding protein, whose translation MMMNEPPPLPKALVEVRDVDRVFENVHAVRGLSFEIQRGQVVGFIGANGAGKTTTMRMMATLDLPTRGRIFINGEDVVQEPEKVRRLIGWMPDNYGTYSYMTVFEYLDFFARSYGFKKAERTARVKEVMDFADLTVLADRPMDKLSKGMGQRLCFGRMLLPDPELLILDEPAAGLDPKARLEFKNLVRLLAQRGKTLFISSHILSELGEMCDTLLFIDGGKLVYHGASETLKRGNGTDVHGALQFVVDVTVLGSSEGLKEWAALNEGWSFVEERRGGVRLALASDDEMRLAAGLRKMGLGGISVVEFRREERRLEDAFVEMLRKEGVKPKE comes from the coding sequence ATGATGATGAACGAACCGCCGCCGTTGCCGAAGGCTTTGGTTGAAGTGCGTGATGTGGATCGCGTGTTTGAGAATGTGCATGCGGTGAGGGGGTTGTCGTTTGAGATACAGCGTGGTCAGGTGGTGGGTTTTATTGGGGCGAACGGGGCGGGCAAGACGACAACGATGCGGATGATGGCGACGTTGGATCTGCCGACGCGCGGTCGCATTTTCATCAATGGCGAGGATGTGGTGCAGGAGCCGGAGAAGGTGCGGCGGTTGATTGGCTGGATGCCGGACAACTACGGGACTTACAGTTACATGACGGTCTTTGAGTATCTGGATTTTTTCGCCAGATCTTATGGCTTTAAAAAAGCGGAGCGCACGGCGCGAGTAAAGGAGGTGATGGATTTTGCGGATTTGACGGTGCTGGCGGATCGTCCGATGGACAAGCTGAGCAAGGGGATGGGGCAGCGGCTTTGTTTTGGAAGGATGTTGTTGCCGGATCCAGAGTTGTTGATTTTGGATGAGCCGGCGGCGGGGTTGGATCCGAAGGCGCGGTTGGAGTTCAAAAATCTGGTGAGGTTGCTGGCGCAGCGCGGGAAGACCTTGTTTATCAGCAGTCACATTCTAAGTGAGCTTGGGGAGATGTGCGACACGCTGTTGTTCATTGATGGGGGCAAGCTGGTGTATCATGGGGCATCAGAGACGCTGAAGCGTGGCAATGGGACGGATGTGCATGGGGCGCTGCAGTTTGTGGTGGATGTGACGGTGCTGGGATCGTCGGAAGGGTTGAAGGAATGGGCGGCTTTGAATGAGGGTTGGAGTTTCGTGGAGGAGAGGCGTGGGGGTGTCCGGTTGGCGCTTGCGAGCGATGACGAAATGAGGCTTGCGGCGGGTTTGCGCAAAATGGGTTTGGGTGGAATCAGCGTAGTAGAATTTCGGCGCGAAGAACGAAGATTGGAGGATGCGTTTGTAGAGATGTTGAGGAAGGAAGGAGTGAAACCAAAGGAGTGA
- the tadA gene encoding tRNA adenosine(34) deaminase TadA, which yields MIDDSEFFQPLLGDEFFMREALRQASRAYKAEEVPIGAVIVHEGSVIARAWNQVEMLKDATAHAEMLALTQAQSFMEDWRLTECDLYVTKEPCPMCAGAIMHCRVRRVIFGCPDVKGGAAGGFWNLLQAANLNHRSEVTSGVLEEECVGMLKSFFKEARAKKSNGVIRFEGDGLPAG from the coding sequence GTGATTGATGATTCTGAGTTTTTTCAGCCGCTGCTGGGCGATGAGTTTTTTATGCGCGAGGCGTTGAGGCAGGCTTCGCGTGCTTACAAGGCGGAAGAGGTGCCGATTGGGGCGGTGATTGTGCATGAGGGGTCGGTCATTGCGCGGGCTTGGAATCAGGTGGAGATGCTGAAGGATGCGACGGCGCATGCGGAGATGCTGGCGTTGACTCAGGCGCAGAGTTTTATGGAAGACTGGCGGCTGACGGAGTGTGATCTTTATGTGACGAAGGAGCCGTGTCCGATGTGCGCAGGGGCGATCATGCATTGCCGGGTGAGACGGGTGATTTTTGGGTGTCCGGATGTGAAGGGCGGCGCGGCGGGCGGGTTTTGGAATCTGTTGCAGGCAGCGAATTTGAATCATCGGAGTGAGGTAACGTCGGGAGTGTTGGAGGAGGAGTGTGTGGGGATGTTGAAGTCGTTTTTTAAAGAGGCGAGGGCGAAGAAGTCGAACGGAGTGATCCGGTTTGAAGGCGATGGGCTACCGGCGGGGTAG
- a CDS encoding sulfatase, whose product MRVNILLVLLCVTIPALTLRAAERPNILLFFVDDMGFMDLGCYGSDLYRTPNIDRLAAQGTRFTRAYAAAHVCSPTRGALLTGKYPARTRVTDFMKGHERPFAKLLVPDWTMGLPESEMTLAKVLVPQGYAAAWLGKWHVGGSALSHGFQAGEQKWIHNRKDEPEDVKGAFTLNAEAMAFIEKEKGKPFFVAISHYSVHGPIRFEPGLRDEYQKIIDEKKPLQTNAGYAAMVESLDESVGQMLDWLQKQQLAESTLVIFTSDNGGAESYTNNAPLRAGKGTLYEGGVRVPLIARWPGKVAAGKTSEVALSTIDFLPTFAALAGAAVPPDVDGVDVTAVLKGAGSLERETLYWHYPHYHAEKPSGSILKGDWKLIEWFETGEAELYDLAKDVSEARNLAAEEPERTAAMLTELREWRKRVGAQMMTVNPAYDAAREGEGPPKKVKRKEAKAAKKEKEKNE is encoded by the coding sequence ATGCGCGTCAATATTCTGCTTGTCCTTCTCTGTGTCACGATTCCGGCTCTCACCCTTCGAGCTGCGGAACGTCCAAACATCCTGCTGTTCTTTGTGGATGACATGGGGTTCATGGATCTCGGTTGTTATGGCTCGGATCTTTACCGCACGCCGAACATTGACCGGTTGGCGGCGCAGGGAACCCGGTTTACGCGGGCGTATGCAGCGGCGCATGTGTGTTCGCCTACTCGTGGGGCTTTGCTGACGGGGAAATATCCGGCGCGGACGCGGGTGACGGATTTCATGAAGGGTCATGAACGACCTTTTGCGAAGTTATTGGTGCCGGACTGGACGATGGGATTGCCGGAGTCGGAGATGACGCTGGCCAAGGTGCTGGTGCCGCAGGGTTATGCAGCGGCGTGGTTGGGCAAGTGGCATGTGGGAGGGAGTGCGTTAAGTCATGGGTTTCAGGCGGGGGAACAAAAGTGGATTCATAATCGCAAGGATGAACCGGAGGATGTGAAGGGGGCGTTTACGTTGAATGCGGAGGCAATGGCATTCATTGAGAAAGAAAAGGGGAAGCCGTTTTTTGTGGCGATCTCTCATTATTCCGTGCATGGGCCGATCCGGTTTGAGCCGGGGTTGAGGGATGAGTATCAGAAGATCATTGATGAGAAAAAGCCGCTTCAGACGAATGCGGGTTATGCGGCCATGGTGGAGTCGCTGGATGAGAGTGTGGGGCAGATGCTGGATTGGTTGCAGAAGCAGCAACTGGCGGAGAGCACGCTGGTGATTTTTACTTCGGATAATGGGGGTGCGGAGAGTTACACGAACAATGCGCCGCTGCGTGCGGGGAAAGGGACGTTGTATGAGGGTGGGGTGCGTGTGCCGTTGATTGCCCGCTGGCCGGGAAAGGTGGCTGCGGGGAAGACGAGTGAGGTGGCGCTGAGCACGATTGATTTTTTGCCGACTTTTGCGGCTCTGGCAGGGGCTGCGGTGCCGCCGGATGTGGATGGGGTGGATGTGACGGCGGTTTTGAAGGGTGCTGGGTCGCTTGAGCGTGAGACGCTTTACTGGCATTATCCGCATTATCATGCGGAGAAGCCGTCAGGTTCGATTTTAAAAGGGGACTGGAAACTGATTGAGTGGTTTGAGACGGGGGAGGCGGAGTTGTATGATCTTGCGAAGGATGTTTCGGAGGCGCGGAATCTTGCGGCGGAGGAACCAGAGAGGACGGCGGCGATGCTGACGGAGTTGAGGGAGTGGCGGAAGCGAGTGGGGGCGCAGATGATGACGGTGAACCCGGCTTACGATGCGGCGCGGGAAGGTGAGGGGCCGCCGAAGAAGGTGAAGAGGAAGGAAGCGAAAGCTGCTAAGAAGGAGAAGGAAAAAAATGAGTGA
- the rpe gene encoding ribulose-phosphate 3-epimerase, which produces MDHHTPLILPSLLAADFANVESEVKRAADAGAQWLHLDVMDGNFVDNISFGPAMIEAVRRHTDMFLDVHLMIHRPDHYLDRFVAAGANNISIHVEADYVSSVAQTLARIKAAGISAGLVLNPATPFEAALPYLDQIDLLLIMTVVPGFGGQPFMETETMPKLAAARDHRDAHHLKYHLQVDGGIYPHTIPIARRNGANLLVCGTSSYGKLNTNHDMKAAMQELAAAAK; this is translated from the coding sequence ATGGACCACCACACGCCCCTCATCCTTCCCTCCCTCCTCGCCGCCGACTTCGCCAATGTGGAATCCGAAGTCAAACGCGCCGCAGACGCCGGAGCCCAATGGCTGCACCTCGACGTCATGGACGGCAACTTCGTCGACAACATCTCCTTCGGCCCCGCCATGATCGAAGCCGTGCGCCGCCACACCGACATGTTCCTCGACGTCCACCTCATGATCCACCGGCCCGATCACTACCTCGACCGCTTCGTCGCCGCCGGAGCCAACAACATCAGCATCCATGTCGAGGCCGACTACGTCTCCAGCGTCGCCCAAACCCTCGCCCGCATCAAAGCCGCCGGCATCAGCGCCGGACTCGTCCTCAACCCCGCCACCCCCTTCGAAGCCGCCCTTCCCTACCTCGACCAGATCGACCTTCTGCTCATCATGACCGTCGTCCCCGGCTTCGGTGGTCAGCCTTTCATGGAAACCGAAACCATGCCCAAGCTCGCCGCCGCCCGTGACCACCGCGACGCCCATCACCTTAAATATCACCTGCAAGTCGACGGCGGCATCTACCCCCACACCATCCCCATTGCCCGTCGCAACGGTGCCAACCTCCTCGTCTGCGGCACCTCCAGCTACGGCAAACTCAACACCAACCACGACATGAAAGCCGCCATGCAGGAACTCGCCGCCGCCGCAAAGTAA
- a CDS encoding FAD-dependent oxidoreductase — protein sequence MRLLALFIILLLSPQLPAAATTHDLIVYGATPSGIAAAVTAAREDKNASILLIEPTAWIGGLVTGGLCRSDIGNAATIGGFPLEFFTLAAKNADPKFMWYADPKYNMTTFQTLLKNHPNITLITTQRLQSVTTEDRRIQSLTTTDGSTHTAEQFIDASYEGDLMAQAGVSYLVGRESRDQYNEPLAGFTIMPIRERSDEIMSRAGNPSYIHGTPAKISALDDNGNILFGVFKADPTKKPGDADGLTQAYNYRIVVTQRPDLLGPFPKPQNYDPKRYELLLRLTEAFPKVAFGRIFHLGEIANGKYDLNAQGLFSTDHPGFNTDYPDGDWTSREKIIQEHIDHLQGMLWFLSHDPRVPQNIRDEANTWGLCNDEFTDNQNWPYALYIREGRRMIGSYVMRQQDLTADIKKPDSIAMGSFLIDCHIVQRVVTEDGHVTDEGSFQDTPARPYHIAYRSITPKIEECENLLVTVTCSASHIAYCSMRMEPVYMALGHAAGLASIQALKNQQPVQSIDVAALQQKLLAQKAVIDLNLPDITLSTKLPGIVQDDQAATYTGHWTSSGYGNPIDGSSHHDGGDDQGNKTATFTIAVPENGKYQVRLAYAPAPNRASNVPIIITHADGEATHQVNQKTPPKDDPHFTTLGSYSFKKDQPAIIQITNKDANGIVGIDAIQLLPESK from the coding sequence ATGCGCCTCCTCGCCCTCTTCATCATTCTGCTCCTCTCCCCTCAACTCCCCGCCGCCGCCACCACCCACGACCTCATCGTCTACGGTGCCACCCCCTCCGGCATCGCTGCCGCCGTCACCGCCGCGCGCGAAGATAAAAACGCCTCCATCCTCCTCATCGAACCGACTGCTTGGATCGGCGGCCTCGTCACTGGTGGACTCTGCCGCAGCGACATCGGCAACGCCGCCACCATTGGTGGATTCCCCCTCGAGTTCTTCACCCTCGCCGCGAAAAACGCCGACCCCAAATTCATGTGGTATGCCGATCCCAAATACAACATGACCACCTTCCAAACCCTTCTCAAAAACCACCCCAACATCACGCTCATCACCACTCAGCGACTCCAATCCGTCACCACCGAAGACCGCCGCATCCAGTCCCTCACCACCACCGACGGCAGCACCCACACCGCCGAACAATTCATCGACGCCTCCTACGAAGGCGACCTCATGGCCCAGGCAGGCGTCAGCTACCTCGTCGGTCGCGAATCCCGCGACCAATACAACGAACCCCTCGCCGGATTCACCATCATGCCCATCCGTGAACGCTCCGACGAAATCATGTCCCGTGCCGGCAATCCCAGTTACATCCACGGCACCCCTGCGAAAATTTCCGCCCTCGACGATAACGGCAACATCCTCTTCGGCGTGTTCAAAGCCGATCCCACCAAAAAACCCGGCGACGCCGACGGCCTCACCCAGGCCTACAACTACCGCATCGTCGTGACCCAACGCCCCGACCTCCTCGGTCCTTTCCCCAAGCCCCAAAACTACGACCCCAAACGCTACGAACTTCTGCTCCGACTTACTGAAGCGTTCCCCAAAGTCGCCTTCGGACGCATTTTCCACCTCGGCGAAATCGCCAACGGCAAATACGACCTCAACGCCCAGGGCCTGTTCTCCACCGACCACCCCGGCTTCAATACTGACTATCCCGACGGCGACTGGACCAGCCGTGAAAAAATCATCCAGGAACACATCGACCACCTCCAGGGCATGCTCTGGTTCCTCAGCCACGACCCGCGTGTCCCACAAAACATCCGCGACGAAGCCAACACCTGGGGCCTCTGCAACGACGAATTCACCGACAACCAAAACTGGCCCTACGCCCTCTACATCCGCGAAGGCCGCCGCATGATTGGCAGCTACGTCATGCGCCAGCAGGACCTCACGGCCGACATCAAAAAGCCTGACTCCATCGCCATGGGTTCCTTCCTCATCGACTGCCACATCGTCCAACGCGTCGTCACCGAAGACGGCCATGTCACCGACGAAGGCTCCTTTCAGGACACCCCCGCCCGCCCTTATCACATCGCCTACCGCAGCATCACGCCAAAAATCGAAGAATGCGAAAACCTGCTCGTCACCGTCACCTGCTCCGCCTCGCACATCGCCTACTGCTCCATGCGCATGGAACCCGTCTACATGGCCCTCGGCCACGCCGCCGGACTCGCCTCCATCCAGGCCCTCAAAAATCAGCAACCCGTCCAATCCATCGACGTCGCCGCCCTCCAGCAAAAACTCCTCGCCCAAAAAGCCGTCATCGACCTCAACCTCCCTGATATCACCCTCTCCACCAAACTCCCCGGCATCGTCCAAGACGATCAAGCCGCCACCTACACCGGGCACTGGACCAGCAGCGGCTACGGCAATCCCATCGACGGCTCCAGCCATCACGACGGCGGCGACGACCAGGGCAACAAAACCGCCACCTTCACCATCGCCGTTCCCGAGAACGGCAAGTATCAAGTCCGTCTCGCCTACGCCCCCGCCCCCAACCGCGCCAGTAACGTGCCCATCATCATCACCCACGCCGACGGCGAAGCCACCCATCAAGTCAATCAAAAGACCCCACCCAAAGACGATCCCCACTTCACCACTCTCGGCAGTTACTCATTCAAAAAAGACCAGCCCGCCATCATTCAAATCACCAACAAGGACGCCAACGGCATTGTGGGCATCGACGCCATCCAGCTTCTTCCAGAGTCGAAGTGA